A genome region from Hevea brasiliensis isolate MT/VB/25A 57/8 chromosome 7, ASM3005281v1, whole genome shotgun sequence includes the following:
- the LOC110638153 gene encoding probable arabinosyltransferase ARAD1, with the protein MYWKVIFSIGFPFLLVFSYSIFIGTVDFRSYFFPGIQQSPASARSVCATRPPLKVYMYDLPRRFHVGMMDHKSRINDDAPVTAENLPRWPKNAGIKKQHSVEYWLMASLLYEGGREEREVVRVLDPERADAFFVPFFSSLSFNTHGHNMTDPETEKDRQLQVDVIEFLYKSKYWQRSGGRDHVIPMTHPNAFRFLRQQLNASILIVADFGRYPKSMSTLRKDVVAPYVHVVDSFTDDEISDPFESRTTLLFFRGNTVRKDKGQVRAKLAEILASYDDVHFERSTPTTLTIKVSTRGMRSSKFCLHPAGDTPSSCRLFDAIVSHCVPVIVSDQIELPYEDEIDYSQFSIFFSVNEAIQPGYMINQLRQFPKERWVKMWRQLRNISHHFEFQYPPKKEDAVDMLWRQVKHKLPSVQLSVHRSRRLKVPDWWQRRR; encoded by the exons ATGTATTGGAAAGTGATTTTCTCTATAGGATTTCCCTTCCTCCTGGTGTTCTCCTACTCCATCTTTATTGGGACCGTTGATTTCAGATCATACTTCTTTCCTGGCATCCAACAGTCGCCGGCCAGTGCACGCTCGGTGTGTGCAACCCGGCCTCCTCTTAAGGTTTACATGTACGACCTTCCGCGGAGATTCCACGTGGGGATGATGGATCACAAGAGCAGGATTAATGATGATGCGCCGGTGACGGCGGAGAATTTGCCGCGGTGGCCGAAGAATGCCGGGATAAAGAAGCAGCACAGTGTGGAGTATTGGTTAATGGCTTCTCTTTTGTACGAGGGTGGTAGAGAGGAGAGAGAGGTGGTTAGGGTTTTGGATCCGGAAAGAGCTGATGCGTTCTTCGTGCCGTTTTTCTCTTCGTTGAGCTTCAATACGCACGGCCATAATATGACTGATCCAGAGACTGAGAAAGATCGCCAGTTGCAG GTTGATGTAATAGAATTCTTGTACAAATCCAAGTACTGGCAGAGGTCTGGAGGCAGAGACCATGTGATTCCTATGACACATCCTAATGCTTTTAGATTTCTCCGACAACAGTTGAATGCGTCTATTCTTATTGTTGCAGATTTTGGCCGCTACCCAAAATCCATGTCAACTTTGAGGAAAGATGTGGTGGCCCCTTATGTACATGTTGTTGATTCTTTTACAGATGATGAAATTTCAGATCCATTTGAATCTCGCACAACTCTTCTTTTCTTCCGTGGAAATACAGTTAGGAAAGAT AAAGGCCAAGTTCGTGCTAAACTGGCAGAGATATTAGCTAGTTATGATGATGTTCATTTTGAGCGAAGCACACCAACAACACTAACAATAAAAGTG TCAACAAGAGGAATGCGATCATCAAAGTTCTGTCTCCATCCTGCAGGAGACACTCCATCTTCTTGCCGGCTTTTTGATGCTATTGTAAGCCATTGTGTTCCTGTCATTGTGAGTGATCAAATTGAACTCCCATATGAGGATGAAATTGATTATAGCCAATTCTCAATTTTCTTCTCTGTAAATGAGGCCATTCAACCTGGTTACATGATTAATCAACTGCGGCAATTTCCGAAAGAGAGATGGGTTAAAATGTGGAGACAGCTTAGGAACATCTCTCATCACTTTGAATTCCAGTACCCGCCTAAGAAGGAAGACGCGGTTGACATGCTATGGAGACAGGTAAAGCATAAGCTTCCTAGTGTCCAACTATCTGTACATAGAAGCAGGAGATTGAAAGTTCCAGACTGGTGGCAGAGGAGAAGATAA